The Fusobacterium periodonticum 1_1_41FAA genome includes a window with the following:
- a CDS encoding DUF2752 domain-containing protein, which translates to SLSSKSGKSNMRKKWNLLIIFIVIALVSIFVDRFFDGRSICLFYNIYGVACPSCGMTRSYMALLHGDIHQAIYFHPLFWVVPLLLIFYKKKKIFYSIALLFIVVWIIRLFLYFPTREPFNFNENAIFPKLYRTIKNKF; encoded by the coding sequence ATAGCCTTAGCTCAAAGTCAGGTAAATCAAATATGCGAAAGAAATGGAATCTCTTAATAATTTTTATAGTGATAGCTCTTGTTAGCATTTTTGTTGACAGGTTTTTTGATGGAAGAAGTATTTGCTTATTTTATAATATATATGGAGTAGCCTGTCCAAGTTGTGGTATGACAAGATCATATATGGCTTTATTACATGGAGATATCCATCAAGCTATATATTTTCATCCACTATTTTGGGTTGTTCCTCTCTTATTGATTTTTTATAAGAAGAAAAAAATTTTTTATTCTATAGCTCTACTTTTCATAGTTGTTTGGATTATTAGATTATTTTTGTATTTTCCTACAAGAGAACCTTTTAACTTTAATGAAAATGCAATTTTTCCAAAACTTTATAGAACTATAAAAAATAAATTT
- a CDS encoding DUF2752 domain-containing protein, whose product MRKKWNLLIIFIVIALVSIFVDRFFDGRSICLFYNIYGVACPSCGMTRSYMALLHGDIHQAIYFHPLFWVVPLLLIFYKK is encoded by the coding sequence ATGCGAAAGAAATGGAATCTCTTAATAATTTTTATAGTGATAGCTCTTGTTAGCATTTTTGTTGACAGGTTTTTTGATGGAAGAAGTATTTGCTTATTTTATAATATATATGGAGTAGCCTGTCCAAGTTGTGGTATGACAAGATCATATATGGCTTTATTACATGGAGATATCCATCAAGCTATATATTTTCATCCACTATTTTGGGTTGTTCCTCTCTTATTGATTTTTTATAAGAAGAA
- a CDS encoding DUF4234 domain-containing protein, which translates to MKQRSVFLGVILSFLTCGIYATVWIWILNNELRVANGKNKNSFLNFILSIVTCGIFYLVWNYKLGQEVEDFGGKDEGVLYLFLAFFSFGIISIALAQSQVNQICERNGIS; encoded by the coding sequence ATGAAACAAAGAAGTGTATTTCTAGGTGTTATTCTGTCATTTTTAACTTGTGGTATTTATGCTACTGTTTGGATATGGATTCTAAACAATGAATTAAGAGTTGCCAATGGAAAAAATAAAAACTCTTTTTTAAATTTCATATTAAGTATTGTTACTTGTGGTATTTTTTACTTAGTTTGGAATTATAAGTTAGGTCAAGAAGTTGAAGATTTTGGTGGTAAAGATGAGGGTGTTCTATATCTTTTCTTAGCTTTCTTTAGTTTTGGAATTATTAGCATAGCCTTAGCTCAAAGTCAGGTAAATCAAATATGCGAAAGAAATGGAATCTCTTAA